A genomic stretch from SAR324 cluster bacterium includes:
- a CDS encoding ThiF family adenylyltransferase, which produces MSQEIPIEDLSQGLSATEVKRYSRHLSLSEVGPEGQQKLKKSKVLIVGAGGLGCPVGLYLAAAGIGQLGIIDHDVVEISNLQRQIGHFEKNLGLLKTKSLAKTITSINPQSRVELISDKLQHNNALQIVQKYDVIVDCSDNFPTRYLVNDAAFFANKPLVTASVHKFQGQLAVFRPKSKGGCYRCLYPVTLPESMAPT; this is translated from the coding sequence ATGTCCCAAGAAATCCCAATTGAAGATTTATCTCAAGGTCTTTCTGCTACAGAAGTCAAAAGATACAGCAGGCATCTCAGTCTTTCTGAAGTGGGGCCAGAGGGGCAGCAAAAGCTCAAGAAAAGTAAGGTTCTGATTGTTGGTGCCGGAGGTCTGGGATGCCCAGTAGGACTTTATCTGGCTGCAGCAGGTATAGGTCAATTGGGGATAATTGATCATGATGTCGTCGAAATTTCTAATCTGCAAAGGCAGATTGGCCACTTTGAAAAAAATCTTGGGTTACTGAAAACTAAATCTTTGGCTAAGACTATAACCAGTATCAATCCTCAATCGAGAGTTGAACTGATCTCGGACAAGTTGCAGCACAACAATGCACTTCAAATTGTTCAAAAGTACGATGTCATCGTGGACTGTTCTGATAATTTTCCAACCCGATATTTGGTTAACGATGCAGCGTTCTTCGCCAATAAGCCTTTGGTCACTGCATCAGTACACAAATTTCAGGGGCAACTTGCTGTATTTCGGCCGAAATCAAAGGGTGGGTGTTATCGTTGTCTCTACCCTGTAACCTTGCCTGAATCAATGGCACCTACCTGA